The Macrobrachium nipponense isolate FS-2020 chromosome 19, ASM1510439v2, whole genome shotgun sequence genome contains a region encoding:
- the LOC135216332 gene encoding uncharacterized protein LOC135216332 has translation MGNSDSRCKTCKNCPDSHTEASEECTCSCQVRVTCTCKCNVGNGHDIAQKVSAIAGGTIAGAAGIAVTVFTGGIALPIVGGMVAGAGMSSLIHGSVKAVKREKICGKDFGVDVGVGFATGVIGGGGVAATESLASVAVSNVAKEAFKRGAVKLGVRTAGGIVSSVASKAVHEVGDCVKGNKEWSEYGNDPKTWGNAIAFGALGGVGAHASSNISKLGSTAQNATTQIVKRNANQSKQSSNSLDINSSLRSTEKQQEYMRELAKASLTKSKIILDKVNEENEDLYEGNRKHPHWQ, from the coding sequence ATGGGTAACTCTGATTCCCGCTGCAAAACTTGTAAGAATTGTCCTGACAGTCACACTGAGGCAAGTGAGGAGTGCACTTGCTCATGTCAAGTCAGGGTGACATGTACATGTAAATGCAACGTTGGCAATGGGCATGACATTGCCCAAAAAGTCTCTGCAATTGCAGGAGGCACCATTGCTGGTGCAGCAGGTATAGCAGTGACTGTGTTCACGGGTGGTATAGCCCTCCCTATAGTTGGAGGGATGGTGGCAGGAGCTGGGATGAGTTCACTCATCCATGGCTCTGTGAAGGCAGTTAAAAGAGAAAAGATATGTGGAAAAGACTTTGGAGTTGACGTTGGTGTTGGATTTGCTACCGGCGTTATAGGAGGTGGAGGGGTAGCTGCAACAGAAAGTCTGGCAAGTGTTGCAGTCTCAAATGTTGCCAAAGAAGCCTTCAAAAGAGGAGCCGTTAAACTCGGGGTTCGAACAGCAGGTGGAATAGTGTCTTCTGTAGCATCAAAAGCTGTGCATGAAGTCGGAGATTGTGTCAAAGGTAACAAAGAATGGAGTGAATATGGAAATGACCCTAAAACCTGGGGAAATGCTATTGCCTTTGGTGCTTTGGGAGGAGTTGGGGCTCATGCATCATCAAATATCTCTAAGTTAGGCTCAACAGCTCAAAATGCTACTACTCAAATAGTGAAAAGAAATGCTAATCAGTCAAAGCAAAGTTCCAATTCACTAGATATAAACTCTAGTCTTCGATCTACTGAAAAGCAGCAGGAGTACATGCGGGAACTCGCTAAAGCATCCTTGACCAAAAGCAAAATAATCTTAGACAAagttaatgaagaaaatgaagatttGTATGAAGGAAATAGAAAACATCCTCACTGGCAATAA